TATTTAATTTCTCTAAATTCATGGTTCCTATTTTTAGTGCTTCTCCATTGGCGAGATGCCCTACTGTCTCAAGCGGCATCTCTTCTATTTGATTAAAGAATTTTGCGGCAGCGGTGTCTACTGCTACTATATCTTGAGAGAGAAAAAGTCCTTTAGCCAATACCACATCAGCTGATGAACGTCCACGTGGTCCGTTGGCCTTCATTACCCTATATGCATCAACAACATTAAGCACAGCTTTTTTTTGAAGGGTGCACATATCGGCTATACATTGTTGTAGATTGTTTTGGTGAAAATAGCCTCTGTCCCAAACAATACCCATGTGGTTTTTCATTGAGATAGTTAGTTTAGCTCCTCCGTGGTTTTTGAGTATGGGCACATTAATCCACACATCACTATTTAATATCGCTTCGTGTATCTTTGCTTTTTTCATGATCTTCCCTTCGGGTAGGGAGATGGTACGATAATACGACTCGAGATGAGCCGGCATTACTTTTGCACCAGCAGCTTTTGCTGCTGCTTCAATGCCACTGTTTTTATAGCATTTCTGCCAATCATCGCATGTGTGGTCAAATACTGTAACTTCTTTTGCTCCGGCAGCAAAGCATTGCTTGATAATTTCTCTCACTAGTTTCGGGTTGGTGTTTCCCGCCAATTCAGGAACTTTATCCCAGCCTATATTAGGTTTTACTACAACTTTCTGCCCCGGCTTGACGAATTGTTTCATACCTCCTAACTCAGCAATGGCCCGTCGGAACATGAT
This is a stretch of genomic DNA from uncultured Bacteroides sp.. It encodes these proteins:
- a CDS encoding DUF362 domain-containing protein; the protein is MDRRNFLKTVAITGAAMSIQHSEAMEILTQRINKIGGEKADLVAVMGGEPEIMFRRAIAELGGMKQFVKPGQKVVVKPNIGWDKVPELAGNTNPKLVREIIKQCFAAGAKEVTVFDHTCDDWQKCYKNSGIEAAAKAAGAKVMPAHLESYYRTISLPEGKIMKKAKIHEAILNSDVWINVPILKNHGGAKLTISMKNHMGIVWDRGYFHQNNLQQCIADMCTLQKKAVLNVVDAYRVMKANGPRGRSSADVVLAKGLFLSQDIVAVDTAAAKFFNQIEEMPLETVGHLANGEALKIGTMNLEKLNIKRIKM